The DNA sequence ACTTCGACGCCGCTGACCAGCTGATCCGTGCCGGCGCGCCGGAGAAGGCCGCCTGGGGCATCGCACTGGGCCTGACCGTGACCCTGGTCTGGCTGTACCTGGAGATCCTGCGGCTGCTCAGCTACTTCCAGAGCGAGTGACCCGCTAGCTTTCCCCGTTGACTCTGCGCTGAGGGCGCGAAAGTGCGAGTAGCACCCGCCCTCAGCGCAGAGTCGTTTTTTGTGTCGGTGGCCCCGGGCAGGCCGCAGTTCGTCAAAGATGCGAAGACGCTGGAATACATCCAGAGCGTCGGCTAGACGCACATCACGGTGCTCGCCGAACACCGGGGCTACGACGTCGTCCGCCGCGTCAGCGAAGCCTGGGATGCCCTAAAGCGACGTTGACTCTGCGCTGACCAGGCGAGTTACTCGCACTTTTGCCTGGTAGGCGCAGAGTCAACGGGAAAACCGGAACTAGGAGAGCCGCTCGACCACCATGGCCATGCCCTGGCCGCCGCCGACACACATGGTCTCGACGCCGAACTGCTTGTCGTGGGTCGCCAAGTTGTTCAGCAGGGTGGCGGTGATGCGGGCGCCGGTCATACCGAACGGGTGGCCCAGGGCGATCGCCCCGCCGGACACGTTCAGCTTGTCCTCGTCGATGCCCAGCTCGCGAGCCGAGCCGAGCACCTGCACCGCGAAGGCCTCATTGATCTCGAACAGGTCGATGTCGGAGACCGACATCTTGGCGTTCGCCAGCGCCTTCTTGACGGCCTCGATCGGGCCCAGGCCCATGATCTCCGGCGACAGGCCCGACACCCCGGTGGACACGATCCGGGCCAGCGGCTTGAGGCCCAGGTCCTTGGCCTTGGCGTCGCTGGTGATGATCACCGCGGCGGCGCCGTCGTTCAGCGGGCAGGCGTTGCCGGCGGTGATCGTGCCGTTGGGCCGGAACACCGGCTTCAGCTGGCTGATCTTCTCGTAGGTGGTGCCGGCACGCGGGCCGTCGTCGGTGCTCACCACGGTGCCGTCGGGCAGCGTGACCGGCGAGATCTCCCGGGCGAAGAAGCCGCTGTTGATGGCCTCTTCGGCGCGGTTCTGGCTGCGCACGCCCCAGTGGTCCTGGTCCTCGCGGCTGATCCCGGTGTGCAGCACCACGTTCTCGGCGGTCTGGCCCATCGCGATGTAGACGTCGGGCAGCAGGCCGTCGGCGCGCGGGTCGTGCCACTCGGTGGCACCGGCCGCGGCGGCCTCCGAGCGAGCCATTCCCTCGTTGAACAGCGGGTTCTTGCTGTTCGGGGCGCCGTCGGCGGCACCGATACCGAACTGCGAGACGGTCTCCACACCGGCGGAGATGAATGCGTCACCCTCGCCGGCCTTGATCGCGTGGAACGCCATCCGGGTGGTCTGCAGCGACGACGAGCAGTACCGGTTCACCGTGGTGCCGGGCAGGAAGTCGTAGCCGAGCAGCACCGAGACCACGCGCCCGATGTTGTAGCCAGAGGCGCCGCCCGGCTGCCCACAGCCCATCATCAGGTCGTCGATCTCGCGCGGGTCCAGCGCGGGCACCTTGTCCAGGGCGGCGCGCACCATCTGGGCGGCGAGGTCGTCGGGCCGCATGGTGACCAGGGATCCCTTACCGGCCCGGCCGATCGGCGAACGCGCAGTTGAGACGATTACAGCTTCAGGCACTTCTGGCTCCTTGAGATCGGGTAATAGAGCCGAATCTAGCCCGACGAGGCCACTACGCGGGAATCGGGCCGGTCCAGCACAGCGCAGAGGGCCGGGATCATTTGGCCCGCCGCCAGAGCGTAACCCGCCGCCGACGGGTGGTACTGGTCCGCGGCGAACAGCAGTTCGGGACTGTCGTGGAACTCCCGGGCCCGGAAGTCGGCGAAGGGCACGGCAATACCGCCAGCTGCTTTGACCGCAAGGGTCTGCGCCCGGGCCAGCTGGCACGCCCGGGCGTGTGCGACCCAGCGCAGCGGCCGCGGTATCGCGCTGATCGCCCCGAACTTGGGGCAGGTGCCCACGATCACCACCGCGCCGCTGGCGCGCAGTCGCTTTACCGCGGCGCGCAGTCGCTGCACCGAGCCGGCGATGCTGTGCAGTGCGGTCACGTCATTGGCGCCGATCATGATCACGGCAACGTCCGGTGGTGGACCCGCGACGAACATCGCGTCCACCTGCCCGGCCAGGCCCTTGGAGGTGGCACCCACAATTGCCTTAGTGCTCAACCGAATCCGCGATCCGGTGCGCTCCGCCAGTGCTCTGGCGATCAGCGCGCCGGGTACCTCTGCCGCCGAACGGCAGCCGTAGCCGGTCGCGGTGGAGTCGCCGAAGACCATCAGCTGCAGATCGACATTCGCCCCGCGGCGAAACGGCTGAACTTCGGTGTCGTCGGGACCGTATAAACCGTCAGCACGCGGTGGAAGATCCCAAGCCTTGGGGATCGTCTGACGGGCCCGGTCGGCCTGGCCCGCCAGAAGATTGCGCACACCCAGATAGAGGGTGCCGCCAAAAGCGAACACGCCCGCAGTGGCCAGCGTGACCGCCGAACCTCGCGTTGCCCCGATCGCCATGTCGGTGATTCTAGGGAAAGGACGCCCATGTCACCTGAGCGCAGCAAACAAATATGGTCACGAAGCGGACCCGATGCAGTATCGGAACGAATCGTAAGATTTCTTCTCAATTTTTCGCGTGTGACGATAAGTGGAACCGCGTTGGCTGTGCCGGCCCGGGCCGGCTGGAGGGAGTGTCCGTCATGACCGCACCCGACACAATTCCCAGCTCGTTACGTGTTCGTACCCGCCTGTATCCCAGTCCGCGACCCTACCGTTACGGCCGTCATGACGGGCTGCCCGTCGAGGTTTCCGAGGAGTCGACCAGCGTCGAGGGCCGGATGGCGTGGCTGGCGGCCCGGGCCACCATTCGGCCGGTTCTCTCGGTCGGCAGCTACCTTCCGAGGATGCCGTGGCCGTTCGGATTGCTCGACTTCGCCGCGAAGGCGATGTTGCCGGCGCCGGGCACCATCCGCGCCACCATCCGGCTGCCGCGCTGCAAAGCCCAGATGGTGCGCGCTGCCGGTGTCCTGCCCGCCGACGGCACCCGTCGCGTCGTGCTCTACATGCACGGCGGGGCCTTTCTGACCTGTGGGGCCAACACCCACGGCCGGCTCGTCACCAAGCTGTCGAAGTATGCCGACAGTCCGGTCTTGGTGGTGGAGTACCGGATGATCCCGAAGTACTCCATCGCCGACGCGGTCGACGACTGTTACGACGCCTACCGTTGGCTGCGCCGTCAGGGGTACGAACCCGACCAGATCGTGCTGGCCGGCGATTCAGCCGGCGGCTATCTGTCGCTGGCGCTGGCCGAGCGACTGTTGGACGAAAGCGAGGAGGAAGTGCCGGCCGCCATCGTCGCGATGTCGCCGCTGCTAGAGATCGCCAAGGAAGCCAAGAAGGCACACCCCAATATCCATACCGGTGCGATGTTCCCGCCCAAGGCATTTGACGCGTTGGTGGAACTGGTCGAAGCGGCCGCCCGCCGCGACCGTACCCATGGCAGTGAAGTTCTCGAGCCGCTGCAGCATGTCCGGCCCGGGCTTCCGCGCACCCTGATCCACGTCTCCGGCTCCGAGGTGTTGCTGCACGACGCCCGGCTGGGGGCCAACGTGCTCGCGGCCGCCGGTGTACCGGTGGAGCTGCGGGTGTGGCCCGGCCAGATTCACGTCTTCCAGATCGCCGCCCCGTTCGTGCCGGAGGCCACCCGCTCGTTGCGCCAGATCGGCGAATACATCCGGGAAGCCACCGGTTGAACGGCCCGGGTGAAGGCCCGTCGAGCCTCGCTGAACCGCCGGGTTCGTGGGGCGGTCCCAGCTTCGGCTCTCCTCCGTCGAGCCTCGCTGAACCGCCGGGGCAAATAACCTGAGACGATGGCAGGCATGCGGATAGCGAGCCACATCAGTGAACTCATCGGCAACACCCCACTCGTCGAGCTGAATTCGATCGTTCCCCCCGGCGCAGGCCGGGTGGTGGCCAAAGTCGAGTACCTCAACCCGGGTGCCAGTTCCAAGGACCGCATCGCGGTGAAGATGATCGACGCGGCCGAGGCCAGCGGCGCACTCAAGCCCGGCGGCACCATCGTCGAACCCACTTCCGGCAACACCGGTGTCGGCCTGGCGCTGGTGGCCCAGCGCCGCGGCTACAAGTGCGTGTTCGTCTGCCCGGACAAGGTCAGCGAGGACAAACAGAACGTGTTGCGGGCCTACGGCGCCGAAGTGGTGGTGTGCCCGACGGCCGTACCACCGGACGACCCGGCCAGCTACTACAGCGTCTCCAACCGGCTGGTCGAGGAGATCGAGGGCGCCTGGAAGCCGGATCAGTACTCCAACCCCGCGGGCCCCGAGAGTCATTACGAGACCACGGGTCCCGAGATCTGGGGCGACACCGACGGCCAGATCACCCATTTCGTCGCCGGGATTGGAACCGGCGGCACCATCACCGGCACCGGCCGCTACCTCAAAGAGGTATCGGAAGGCCGGGTTCAGATCATCGGCGCGGACCCCGAAGGTTCGGTGTATTCCGGCGGTACCGGCCGGCCGTATCTGGTGGAAGGCGTCGGCGAGGACTTCTGGCCGGCCGCCTACGACCCCAGCATTCCCGACGGCATCATCGCGGTCTCCGACGCGGATTCGTTCGACATGACCCGGCGCCTGGCCCGGGAGGAGGCGCTGCTGGTCGGTGGCTCCTGCGGGATGGCCGTGGTGGCGGCCGTCGAGACCGCCGTCAAAGCCGGCCCCGACTCACTGGTCGTCGTTCTGCTGCCCGACGGCGGGCGCGGCTACATGTCGAAGCTGTTCAATGACTCCTGGATGTCGTCCTACGGGTTCCTGCGATCCCGGCTGGACGGTTCGACGGTGCAACCCACGGTCGCCGACGTGCTGCGGGCCAAGTCGGGGGTGCTGCCGGACCTGGTGCACACCCATCCGGCCGAGACTCTGCGCGACGCCATCGGGATCCTGCGGGAGTACGGGGTATCGCAGATGCCCGTCGTCGGCGCCGAACCGCCGGTGATGGCCGGAGAGGTGGCCGGCAGCGTGTCCGAACGCGATCTGCTCTCCGCGGTGTTCGAGGGCCGCGCGAAGCTTGCCGACGCGGTGTCGCAGCACATGGGACCGCCGCTGCCGCTCATCGGGTCCGGCGAGGTCGTCGGCGTCGCCGCCACCACGTTGGCCGAGGTCGACGCGGTGATGGTGGTGGAGGACGGCAAACCGGTGGGCGTCATCACTCGCCACGACCTGTTGGGCTTTTTGTCCGACGGGCCACGCCGCCGATAAGGCGTTGACGTTCACTGTCCTGCGGTAGCGTTTGGACCGTTCACCGACACGACCCGAAAGGGTGGAGATGACCGACTTTCCGCCGCCCCCGCAGGGCAACTACCCACCCCCGTCCGGTGACTTCCCGTCGCAGGGCAACTACCCGCCACCTCCCGGCAACTACCCGCCGCCTCCGGGTAACTACCCCCCGCCACCCCCGGGCAATTACCCGCCTCCGCCTCCCGGGAACTACCCCCCGCCGCCGCCGGGAAATTACCCGCCACCACCTCCGGGCTACGGCGCGTATCCGGGAGCGGTCGGAAACCCGGTGGGCCAGCTGCCGCAAGAGGCCTACACCTCATGGCTGACTCGCGTCGGCGCCTACTTCATCGACTTCCTTCCGATCCTGGTGCTCTACGGCATTCCGTCGATCATCGCCGGAACCACCGCCGACAGGGAGTGCATCACCAGCTCCGACGGATTCGCCTGCACGGTCACGCCGTCGAGCACCGGAGCGGCGCTGATGTTCGTCGGCTGGCTCGCCGCGCTGGCCTACGGGATCTGGAACTTCGGCTATCGGCAGGGCACCACCGGATCGAGCATCGGTAAGTCGGTGCTGAAGTTCAAGGTGGTCTCCGAAGCCACCGGCCAGCCCATCGGGTTCGGGATGTCGATCGTGCGCCAGTTGGCACACATCATCGACGGCGCGATCTTGTGCATCGGCTACCTGTTCCCGCTGTGGGACGCCAAACGTCAGACGATCGCTGACAAAATCATGACCACCGTCTGCTTGCCGATCCGTTGAGTCAGAAGCAACCCCACGGCAATACGGGCCTGTCCACTACTGCGATTCACGCCGGGTTCCGTCCGGATCCGGCAACCGGGGCCGTCAACGTACCGATCTACGCCAGCAGCACCTTCGCCCAAGACGGCGTCGGCGGTCTGCGTGGCGGATTCGAGTACGCGCGCACCGGCAATCCGACCCGGTCCGCACTGGAGACTGCGCTCGCCGCCGTGGAGCGCGGCCGATTCGGTCGGGCCTTCGGTTCGGGGATGGCCGCCACGGACTGCGCGTTGCGGTCGATCCTGCGCCCCGGCGATCATCTGATCATTCCCGACGACGCCTACGGGGGCACCTTCCGGCTGATCGACAAGGTTTTCACCCAGTGGGGGGTGGCACACACCCCGGTGGCGCTGTCCGACCTGGACGCGGTCCGCGGGGCACTTACGGACAAAACCAGGCTGATCTGGGTCGAGACCCCTACCAACCCGCTGCTGTCGATCGCCGACATCGCGGGCATCGCGGCCATCGGCAAAGAAGCCGGCGCAAAGGTCCTGGTGGACAACACCTTCGCCTCGCCCGCGCTGCAGCAGCCGCTGACGCTGGGCGCCGACGTGGTGTTGCATTCGACCACCAAATACATCGGCGGCCACTCCGACGTGGTGGGTGGCGCGCTGGTCACCGATAACGAAGAACTCGACGCGGCATTCGCGTTCCTGCAGAACGGGGCTGGCGGCGTACCTGGTCCCTTCGATGCCTACCTGACCCTGCGCGGCCTGAAGACCTTGGTGCTGCGGATGCAGCGGCACAGCGAGAACGCCGCCGTGGTCGCCGAATTCCTCAACGGGCATCCGGCAGTGAGCCAGGTGCTCTACCCGGGCCTGCCGGAGCACCCCGGCCACGATGTCGCCGCGGCGCAGATGCGCGGGTTCGGCGGCATGGTGTCGGTCCGGATGCGTGGTGGACGAGCCGCCGCCGAAAAGCTGTGCGCCGGAACCGAGATCTTCATCCTGGCCGAGTCGCTGGGCGGCGTGGAGTCACTGATCGAACTACCCGGCGCGATGACGCATGCCTCGACGGCGGGTTCGCAACTCGAGGTTCCCGACGACCTGGTGCGCCTGTCGGTGGGCATCGAGGACATCGATGACCTGATCGCCGACCTGAAGCAGGCGCTGGACTAACGCGACGAGCCCCCCAATCGGGGCTCAGGGGCTCAGGAGTGGTAGGGCTCCGCGCTGACCAGGGTCACCTTGACGGTCTTGCCGCTGGGCACCGTGTAGCTGCGCTCCTCGTCGACCTTGGCGCCCAGCAGGGCGTGGCCGAGCGGCGAGTTCGGTGAATACACCTCGAGCTTGTCTTCGTTGACGCCCTCCTGGCGGGTGGCGATCAGGAACGTCTCGGTGTCGGACTTGTCGCCGTCGTAGAAGACCTTGACCACCGAGCCCGGCAATGCCACACCGGACTGCGTCGGAGCCTCGCCCACCTTGGCGTTGTTGAGCAACTCCTGCAGCTGCCGGATGCGGGCCTCCTGCTGGCCCTGCTCCTCACGTGCGGCGTGGTAGCCGCCATTCTCGCGCAGGTCGC is a window from the Mycobacterium sp. SVM_VP21 genome containing:
- a CDS encoding RDD family protein, yielding MTDFPPPPQGNYPPPSGDFPSQGNYPPPPGNYPPPPGNYPPPPPGNYPPPPPGNYPPPPPGNYPPPPPGYGAYPGAVGNPVGQLPQEAYTSWLTRVGAYFIDFLPILVLYGIPSIIAGTTADRECITSSDGFACTVTPSSTGAALMFVGWLAALAYGIWNFGYRQGTTGSSIGKSVLKFKVVSEATGQPIGFGMSIVRQLAHIIDGAILCIGYLFPLWDAKRQTIADKIMTTVCLPIR
- a CDS encoding cystathionine gamma-synthase — protein: MSQKQPHGNTGLSTTAIHAGFRPDPATGAVNVPIYASSTFAQDGVGGLRGGFEYARTGNPTRSALETALAAVERGRFGRAFGSGMAATDCALRSILRPGDHLIIPDDAYGGTFRLIDKVFTQWGVAHTPVALSDLDAVRGALTDKTRLIWVETPTNPLLSIADIAGIAAIGKEAGAKVLVDNTFASPALQQPLTLGADVVLHSTTKYIGGHSDVVGGALVTDNEELDAAFAFLQNGAGGVPGPFDAYLTLRGLKTLVLRMQRHSENAAVVAEFLNGHPAVSQVLYPGLPEHPGHDVAAAQMRGFGGMVSVRMRGGRAAAEKLCAGTEIFILAESLGGVESLIELPGAMTHASTAGSQLEVPDDLVRLSVGIEDIDDLIADLKQALD
- a CDS encoding acetyl-CoA C-acetyltransferase, encoding MPEAVIVSTARSPIGRAGKGSLVTMRPDDLAAQMVRAALDKVPALDPREIDDLMMGCGQPGGASGYNIGRVVSVLLGYDFLPGTTVNRYCSSSLQTTRMAFHAIKAGEGDAFISAGVETVSQFGIGAADGAPNSKNPLFNEGMARSEAAAAGATEWHDPRADGLLPDVYIAMGQTAENVVLHTGISREDQDHWGVRSQNRAEEAINSGFFAREISPVTLPDGTVVSTDDGPRAGTTYEKISQLKPVFRPNGTITAGNACPLNDGAAAVIITSDAKAKDLGLKPLARIVSTGVSGLSPEIMGLGPIEAVKKALANAKMSVSDIDLFEINEAFAVQVLGSARELGIDEDKLNVSGGAIALGHPFGMTGARITATLLNNLATHDKQFGVETMCVGGGQGMAMVVERLS
- a CDS encoding SGNH/GDSL hydrolase family protein translates to MAIGATRGSAVTLATAGVFAFGGTLYLGVRNLLAGQADRARQTIPKAWDLPPRADGLYGPDDTEVQPFRRGANVDLQLMVFGDSTATGYGCRSAAEVPGALIARALAERTGSRIRLSTKAIVGATSKGLAGQVDAMFVAGPPPDVAVIMIGANDVTALHSIAGSVQRLRAAVKRLRASGAVVIVGTCPKFGAISAIPRPLRWVAHARACQLARAQTLAVKAAGGIAVPFADFRAREFHDSPELLFAADQYHPSAAGYALAAGQMIPALCAVLDRPDSRVVASSG
- a CDS encoding cystathionine beta-synthase, whose translation is MRIASHISELIGNTPLVELNSIVPPGAGRVVAKVEYLNPGASSKDRIAVKMIDAAEASGALKPGGTIVEPTSGNTGVGLALVAQRRGYKCVFVCPDKVSEDKQNVLRAYGAEVVVCPTAVPPDDPASYYSVSNRLVEEIEGAWKPDQYSNPAGPESHYETTGPEIWGDTDGQITHFVAGIGTGGTITGTGRYLKEVSEGRVQIIGADPEGSVYSGGTGRPYLVEGVGEDFWPAAYDPSIPDGIIAVSDADSFDMTRRLAREEALLVGGSCGMAVVAAVETAVKAGPDSLVVVLLPDGGRGYMSKLFNDSWMSSYGFLRSRLDGSTVQPTVADVLRAKSGVLPDLVHTHPAETLRDAIGILREYGVSQMPVVGAEPPVMAGEVAGSVSERDLLSAVFEGRAKLADAVSQHMGPPLPLIGSGEVVGVAATTLAEVDAVMVVEDGKPVGVITRHDLLGFLSDGPRRR
- the greA gene encoding transcription elongation factor GreA; its protein translation is MTDTQVTWLTQESHDRLKAELDQLIANRPVIAAEINDRREEGDLRENGGYHAAREEQGQQEARIRQLQELLNNAKVGEAPTQSGVALPGSVVKVFYDGDKSDTETFLIATRQEGVNEDKLEVYSPNSPLGHALLGAKVDEERSYTVPSGKTVKVTLVSAEPYHS
- a CDS encoding alpha/beta hydrolase, which produces MTAPDTIPSSLRVRTRLYPSPRPYRYGRHDGLPVEVSEESTSVEGRMAWLAARATIRPVLSVGSYLPRMPWPFGLLDFAAKAMLPAPGTIRATIRLPRCKAQMVRAAGVLPADGTRRVVLYMHGGAFLTCGANTHGRLVTKLSKYADSPVLVVEYRMIPKYSIADAVDDCYDAYRWLRRQGYEPDQIVLAGDSAGGYLSLALAERLLDESEEEVPAAIVAMSPLLEIAKEAKKAHPNIHTGAMFPPKAFDALVELVEAAARRDRTHGSEVLEPLQHVRPGLPRTLIHVSGSEVLLHDARLGANVLAAAGVPVELRVWPGQIHVFQIAAPFVPEATRSLRQIGEYIREATG